A single Bacillus sp. OxB-1 DNA region contains:
- a CDS encoding helix-hairpin-helix domain-containing protein, which yields MNDLFLSSVSSKWRKFITPLAAIAVLAAFLFFPRGQSTTDMYTVSGQHPFPELIDEAKEEIVQEDAIVEPPGPIIVDVKGAVRYPGVYALEEGDRLIDAIQAAGGYLADADTRLLNHAMKLADEAVIYVPAQGETLEDMPIFQAMEAPGQQDEGKVNINTADEQALMTIPGIGPAKAAAIVQYRTDHGSFQTVEAIMEVTGIGKKTFENLEPYIKVK from the coding sequence GTGAACGACCTGTTTCTTTCGTCAGTATCCAGCAAATGGCGGAAGTTCATCACCCCCCTCGCAGCAATCGCTGTTCTAGCCGCTTTTCTGTTCTTTCCCAGAGGACAATCCACGACCGATATGTATACGGTGAGCGGCCAACACCCATTCCCTGAATTGATTGATGAAGCAAAAGAAGAGATAGTGCAAGAAGACGCCATCGTCGAACCGCCTGGACCGATTATCGTCGATGTCAAAGGAGCTGTCCGCTACCCGGGTGTATACGCCTTGGAGGAAGGGGACCGGCTCATAGATGCAATCCAAGCGGCAGGCGGTTACTTGGCGGACGCTGATACCCGCTTGTTGAACCATGCGATGAAGTTAGCGGATGAAGCGGTCATCTATGTTCCGGCCCAAGGAGAGACACTGGAGGACATGCCTATTTTCCAGGCGATGGAAGCACCAGGACAGCAAGACGAAGGCAAGGTTAATATTAACACCGCTGATGAGCAAGCCCTCATGACCATACCAGGCATCGGGCCTGCGAAGGCGGCTGCCATTGTCCAATACCGGACCGACCATGGCAGTTTCCAAACGGTGGAGGCCATTATGGAAGTAACCGGGATTGGCAAAAAGACATTCGAGAATTTGGAACCTTATATTAAAGTGAAATGA
- a CDS encoding DNA internalization-related competence protein ComEC/Rec2 — protein MELIWSENAKIDGGRLKGFAKNLSGETYYVIYKLADEKEKELFLTAHLPSFKFTFSGNLKGPDLPAHEFSFDMKKYMRMYGAAAIFETENLVRMKENDRFTARLSKQRRKVKEQIQAAFPEPLIPEAKALLIGDRSGMDDRLAADYRTLGISHLFAISGLHVGLLVFFMREAMLRFAMRKETVDVLLILALPFYAVLAGGAPSVWRAVSVTVMVLLAASGRLRIRLDDAVSISAIVFILYQPFVVFQPGFQLSYMAACSLIHSSAILRKSIHPLTVSFLVTMISQVALYPVLLHHFHELSISSLMVNLVYVPLYSVIILPANLILLIISYISPLLAGYLFMPYVPFRTGIAVVTEWLASLPYQLWTPGRPSAFLLLLASAGTLLFLVGMERGNRKSWMAAGLLVPALLIHCLPYFDKALHVTFLDVGQGDSIVIELPYRKAVYLIDTGGSVSFGDPDWRTPDQPFEIGRQIVVPYLKGRGITTIDKLILTHADADHIEGADEVMEELNVKEIHISPGSRKEMTMADVNRLAAEKGIPLLETEAGLFWRDGNAGFLFAAPAANRIYEGNDSSLVLFMKTTGPSFLFTGDLEAEGEERFLRQYGQFDFGQVILKAGHHGSRTSSTELFVESLRPILTIFSAGRNNRYGHPHPEVIETFERLGFPTLSTAEFGSIMVTVEKEKWSVKTMNQ, from the coding sequence ATGGAGTTGATCTGGTCGGAAAATGCAAAAATTGACGGCGGCCGGCTGAAAGGCTTTGCGAAGAACCTGTCCGGTGAAACTTATTACGTCATATACAAACTAGCGGATGAAAAAGAGAAGGAGCTCTTCCTGACTGCCCATTTGCCATCTTTCAAGTTCACGTTCTCGGGCAATCTGAAAGGGCCTGACCTCCCTGCACATGAATTTTCCTTTGATATGAAAAAGTATATGAGGATGTATGGGGCCGCTGCCATTTTTGAGACGGAGAACCTCGTCAGGATGAAAGAAAATGACCGCTTCACAGCACGGCTTTCCAAACAGCGAAGAAAGGTGAAGGAACAGATCCAGGCAGCATTTCCCGAACCTCTGATCCCGGAAGCGAAGGCGCTGCTGATCGGAGACCGGAGTGGGATGGATGACCGGCTTGCTGCGGATTATCGCACGCTTGGCATCTCGCATTTATTCGCCATATCCGGCCTGCATGTCGGATTGCTTGTCTTTTTCATGAGGGAGGCCATGCTACGTTTCGCGATGCGGAAAGAGACGGTGGATGTGCTGCTGATCCTCGCTTTGCCATTTTACGCTGTATTGGCCGGTGGAGCGCCGTCCGTCTGGCGAGCAGTATCGGTTACGGTGATGGTCTTGCTTGCCGCTTCGGGCCGGTTGCGGATCCGGCTCGACGACGCTGTTTCGATTAGCGCCATTGTGTTCATCCTATACCAACCCTTTGTCGTCTTCCAACCCGGTTTTCAATTGTCCTATATGGCAGCCTGTTCCTTGATCCATTCATCCGCCATCTTGAGGAAATCAATCCATCCGCTGACCGTCTCTTTCCTCGTAACCATGATTAGCCAAGTGGCGCTATATCCGGTCTTGCTCCATCATTTTCACGAATTATCGATATCTTCCTTAATGGTGAATTTAGTTTATGTACCACTCTATTCCGTCATCATTTTGCCGGCCAATCTAATCCTGCTGATCATCAGTTATATATCGCCTTTGCTGGCCGGGTATCTGTTCATGCCGTATGTCCCTTTCCGAACCGGGATTGCCGTTGTGACGGAATGGCTTGCGTCCCTTCCTTACCAGCTTTGGACTCCCGGACGCCCATCGGCTTTTCTGCTGTTGCTGGCTAGCGCGGGGACGCTGTTGTTCCTAGTCGGGATGGAACGGGGGAACCGGAAATCGTGGATGGCGGCTGGACTGCTCGTTCCCGCGCTGCTGATCCACTGTCTGCCTTATTTCGACAAAGCGCTTCACGTCACATTTCTGGATGTCGGACAAGGAGATAGCATTGTCATTGAACTCCCTTATCGAAAAGCGGTGTATCTGATTGACACGGGAGGGTCTGTATCATTCGGGGACCCCGACTGGCGGACGCCTGACCAACCTTTCGAAATCGGTCGGCAAATTGTCGTACCTTATTTGAAAGGGAGAGGAATCACGACTATCGATAAACTCATCTTGACCCATGCAGATGCCGATCATATCGAAGGGGCGGATGAAGTGATGGAAGAATTGAACGTGAAGGAAATTCATATTTCGCCTGGAAGCCGCAAAGAGATGACAATGGCTGATGTCAATCGGCTGGCGGCTGAAAAGGGGATCCCTCTGCTGGAAACGGAGGCCGGTCTATTTTGGAGAGATGGAAATGCAGGATTCCTTTTTGCGGCTCCGGCGGCAAATAGGATATATGAAGGAAATGACAGTTCCCTCGTGCTCTTCATGAAAACGACAGGGCCATCATTTTTATTTACAGGAGATTTGGAAGCGGAGGGGGAAGAGCGCTTTCTTCGCCAGTATGGACAATTCGATTTTGGACAGGTCATCTTAAAAGCCGGGCATCACGGCAGTCGGACGTCGAGCACGGAACTTTTTGTGGAGTCGTTGCGACCTATATTGACTATCTTTTCGGCCGGACGGAACAATCGGTATGGTCATCCGCATCCGGAAGTGATCGAGACATTCGAGCGGCTCGGCTTTCCGACATTATCCACTGCGGAATTCGGTTCAATCATGGTCACTGTAGAGAAGGAAAAATGGAGCGTTAAAACGATGAACCAATAA
- the spoIIP gene encoding stage II sporulation protein P: MKNPLHIWGTLILILFLFPVVIQFVPGGPTVKSSNLAKESTYIVYASNVVEEEPAPEVKEATGGDSKVLLYFTHSHEAFEPITKAVAGKVAVSHQTENIVKVGGKLQNQLQFHGIPTDVLPVDNAKEMSSKGIPHSRAYAAIRPHVKQRLGEKEYELIIDLHRDSVGPAKTTMTHEGERFAKVAFVIGTEHPKYKENQAKANRLKQEMEKLVPGITRSFIMKGGAGVDGKYNQDLDPSIMLLELGGIGNTEDELNRTVSVIAQAASTMLSEESPSYAEY, translated from the coding sequence TTGAAAAATCCATTGCATATTTGGGGCACACTCATTCTCATCCTCTTCCTATTTCCTGTCGTCATTCAATTTGTACCTGGCGGACCGACGGTGAAATCGAGCAATCTTGCGAAAGAGTCGACTTATATCGTCTACGCATCCAATGTGGTCGAAGAAGAGCCGGCACCGGAAGTGAAAGAGGCAACGGGCGGGGATAGCAAAGTACTACTCTATTTCACCCACTCCCACGAAGCATTTGAGCCGATTACGAAAGCAGTCGCCGGCAAAGTGGCCGTGTCCCACCAAACGGAGAACATTGTGAAAGTTGGCGGGAAACTGCAAAACCAACTGCAGTTCCATGGAATTCCGACAGATGTTCTGCCAGTGGATAACGCGAAAGAAATGAGTTCCAAAGGGATTCCCCATTCTCGGGCATATGCCGCTATCCGGCCACACGTCAAACAACGGCTTGGAGAGAAAGAGTATGAGTTGATCATCGATTTGCACCGGGACTCAGTCGGGCCTGCCAAGACAACAATGACGCATGAAGGGGAGCGGTTCGCAAAGGTCGCTTTCGTCATTGGCACGGAACATCCGAAGTACAAGGAAAACCAAGCGAAAGCGAACCGGTTGAAGCAAGAGATGGAGAAACTCGTTCCCGGCATTACGCGGAGCTTCATCATGAAAGGCGGAGCTGGTGTGGATGGCAAGTACAACCAGGACCTCGATCCATCCATCATGCTGCTCGAACTCGGAGGCATCGGTAATACGGAGGATGAATTGAATCGGACGGTTTCCGTCATCGCACAGGCCGCATCGACCATGTTATCCGAAGAGTCTCCTTCATATGCCGAATATTGA
- the rpsT gene encoding 30S ribosomal protein S20, with product MPNIKGAIKRVKQSAAANEQNSQTKAAMRTAMRKAEVALENKDENAAELLKVAIKKMDTAARKGLIHKNTAARQKARLTKKAQ from the coding sequence ATGCCAAACATCAAAGGTGCGATCAAACGCGTAAAACAAAGCGCCGCTGCTAACGAACAGAACTCACAAACGAAAGCTGCAATGCGTACTGCAATGCGTAAAGCTGAAGTTGCTCTTGAGAATAAAGATGAGAACGCTGCTGAACTTTTGAAAGTTGCGATCAAAAAAATGGACACTGCTGCACGTAAAGGCCTTATCCATAAAAACACAGCAGCTCGTCAAAAAGCACGTCTTACGAAAAAAGCGCAATAA
- a CDS encoding class I SAM-dependent DNA methyltransferase, protein MKAYSDFAAIYDELMTDIPYDSYVDFLDLALGGLEGKRVLDIGCGTGLLSLKFAGHGSEVTGIDVSANMLEMAKERAATLSLPVEFIQQRMEELEGFQQFDAAIIAIDSLNYVTQQSAVEETFRRIYASLKKGGILLFDVHSTYKMDEIFLEGPFTYDDGRIAYIWETEMGEAPHSIQSELAFFVEQEKGLYHRFNEEHEQRTFPVNEYVEMLTDAGFSIERIFADWEDEPPVEDSERIFFQVRK, encoded by the coding sequence ATGAAAGCTTATTCAGACTTCGCGGCTATCTATGATGAGTTGATGACGGATATCCCGTACGATTCTTACGTCGATTTTTTGGATTTGGCGTTGGGTGGATTGGAAGGGAAGCGGGTCTTGGATATCGGTTGCGGAACCGGTCTGCTCAGTTTAAAGTTTGCTGGACACGGATCAGAAGTGACGGGAATCGATGTATCGGCAAATATGTTGGAAATGGCAAAGGAGCGTGCTGCCACGCTTTCTTTGCCTGTGGAGTTCATCCAGCAGCGGATGGAGGAATTGGAAGGCTTCCAACAATTCGATGCCGCAATCATCGCAATTGATTCTTTGAACTATGTAACGCAGCAATCGGCAGTCGAGGAAACTTTCCGTCGGATCTATGCTTCCTTAAAAAAGGGCGGCATCTTGCTGTTTGATGTCCACTCCACGTATAAGATGGACGAGATATTTTTAGAAGGCCCTTTTACATATGATGATGGAAGAATCGCTTACATATGGGAGACTGAGATGGGGGAGGCACCGCACTCCATCCAATCCGAGCTAGCTTTTTTCGTGGAGCAGGAAAAAGGGCTGTACCACCGCTTCAACGAGGAGCATGAGCAACGTACATTCCCGGTGAATGAGTATGTCGAGATGTTGACGGATGCCGGATTTTCCATCGAGCGGATCTTTGCCGATTGGGAAGATGAACCTCCGGTAGAAGATAGTGAACGAATATTCTTTCAAGTCCGTAAATGA
- a CDS encoding YqzM family protein → MNEFEHDVQSKENDAVYSGVGFAVSFVAFSLIFIVATVIDFVAR, encoded by the coding sequence ATGAACGAATTTGAACATGATGTACAATCGAAAGAAAACGATGCGGTATACTCCGGTGTCGGTTTTGCAGTTTCTTTCGTCGCTTTTTCACTTATCTTTATTGTTGCTACAGTTATCGACTTCGTCGCACGATAA
- the lepA gene encoding translation elongation factor 4, translating to MNHEERLARQKNIRNFSIIAHIDHGKSTLADRILEQTQTLSSREMKSQTLDSMDLERERGITIKLNAVQLTYTAKDGQEYIFHLIDTPGHVDFTYEVSRSLAACEGAILVVDAAQGIEAQTLANVYLALDNDLEILPVINKIDLPAADPERVKQEIEDVIGLDASEAVHASAKAGIGIEEILEQIVEKVPAPQGDPDAPLKALIFDSHYDPYKGVIVNIRIMEGSVKPGDEIRMMATGKTFEVIETGVFTPNISMRDELTVGDVGFLSASIKNVGDTRVGDTITSVKNPASEPLPGYRRMNPMVFCGLYPIDTSKYNDLREALEKLELNDSALEYEAETSQALGFGYRCGFLGLLHMEIIQERIEREFKIDLITTAPSVIYNVVMTDGTELKVDNPAMMPDAQKIDHVEEPYVKASIMVPNDYVGAVMELCQQKRGNFVTMDYLDASRVNIIYELPLAEIVYDFFDQLKSGTKGYASLDYELIGYKQSKLVKMDILLNGEQVDALSFIVHRDFSYERGKAIVEKLRSLIPRQQFEVPVQAAIGQKIVARSTIKSIGKNVLAKCYGGDISRKRKLLEKQKEGKKRMKQVGSVEVPQEAFMAVLKMDEE from the coding sequence ATGAATCATGAAGAGAGATTGGCACGTCAGAAAAACATCCGAAACTTTTCCATCATTGCCCATATCGATCACGGGAAATCGACGTTGGCCGATCGCATTTTGGAACAGACGCAGACGTTGAGTTCCAGGGAGATGAAGTCCCAAACATTGGATTCCATGGACCTTGAAAGGGAACGGGGAATCACGATCAAATTGAATGCTGTGCAGTTGACGTACACGGCGAAGGACGGCCAGGAGTATATATTCCACCTGATCGACACGCCGGGGCACGTCGACTTTACATATGAAGTATCCCGCAGTCTGGCCGCATGCGAAGGGGCTATTCTTGTCGTGGATGCAGCGCAAGGGATCGAAGCCCAGACGTTGGCGAATGTCTATTTGGCACTCGACAATGATCTGGAAATCTTGCCGGTCATCAATAAAATCGATTTGCCGGCGGCCGATCCGGAAAGAGTGAAACAAGAAATCGAGGATGTCATTGGACTGGATGCGTCCGAAGCCGTCCATGCATCCGCGAAAGCCGGAATCGGTATCGAAGAGATCTTGGAGCAGATCGTCGAAAAGGTGCCCGCGCCACAAGGGGATCCGGATGCTCCTTTGAAAGCCTTGATTTTCGATTCGCATTATGACCCATATAAAGGGGTGATCGTCAACATCCGGATTATGGAAGGTTCCGTAAAACCAGGCGATGAAATCCGGATGATGGCGACAGGGAAGACATTCGAAGTCATCGAGACCGGAGTTTTTACGCCGAATATTTCCATGCGGGATGAATTGACGGTCGGTGACGTCGGCTTCTTATCGGCTTCCATTAAAAATGTTGGCGATACGCGAGTCGGGGATACGATCACAAGTGTCAAAAATCCAGCCAGCGAACCGCTGCCGGGATATCGCCGGATGAATCCGATGGTATTCTGCGGACTGTATCCGATCGATACATCGAAATATAATGACTTGCGGGAAGCGTTGGAAAAATTGGAATTGAATGACTCAGCTCTGGAATATGAGGCAGAAACGTCCCAAGCGCTCGGATTTGGCTACCGATGCGGTTTTCTTGGCCTGCTCCATATGGAAATCATCCAAGAGCGGATTGAACGGGAATTCAAGATCGATTTGATCACCACTGCGCCGAGCGTTATTTATAATGTCGTCATGACGGATGGGACCGAGCTGAAAGTGGACAACCCTGCTATGATGCCGGACGCACAAAAAATTGACCATGTCGAAGAGCCATACGTCAAAGCGTCGATCATGGTGCCGAATGATTATGTCGGTGCGGTCATGGAACTCTGCCAGCAAAAGCGGGGCAATTTCGTGACGATGGACTATTTGGATGCTTCCCGGGTGAACATCATCTATGAATTGCCATTGGCGGAAATCGTCTACGACTTCTTCGACCAATTAAAATCAGGGACAAAGGGATATGCGTCCCTTGATTATGAATTGATCGGCTATAAACAATCGAAACTCGTCAAAATGGATATTTTGCTCAATGGAGAACAAGTGGATGCGCTCAGTTTCATTGTCCACCGCGATTTTTCATACGAACGGGGTAAAGCGATTGTCGAGAAGTTACGATCATTGATCCCACGCCAGCAGTTCGAAGTTCCGGTACAAGCGGCCATCGGACAAAAAATCGTCGCACGTTCCACGATCAAATCGATTGGGAAAAACGTCCTGGCGAAATGTTACGGTGGTGACATTTCCCGTAAGCGGAAACTTCTGGAGAAACAGAAGGAAGGGAAAAAGCGCATGAAGCAAGTCGGTTCCGTTGAAGTGCCGCAAGAAGCGTTCATGGCTGTGTTGAAGATGGACGAGGAGTAA
- the holA gene encoding DNA polymerase III subunit delta, whose amino-acid sequence MATAVWKKINAGEIDSVYLLTGPEQHLIDETISRLKKSILPLDGEDVIRFDLEETPVEMVIEEADTIPFLADRKLIIAGNANFLKAQDKAREKVAHNVEMLAAWLKDPSPTSTVVFVAPYEKLDGRKTITKLMKETATVVEAERIQGKDLFTWVQQEAGSHGVRITLEAAEYLVKMGGDDLLSLSSEISKMAMYLGQSGNITETIIEELVPRTPEMDVFRLTDAYISGKTADAVLIYNDLLRSGEEPIMLTSLIASQIRLMIHVGTLRKKGYPQHQIAKTVNVHPYRVKLVMENRNIPHAERLLSVLDQLAGIDHQLKTSSGRRERILELFLMAPLKR is encoded by the coding sequence GTGGCAACCGCGGTTTGGAAAAAAATAAATGCGGGTGAAATCGATTCTGTCTATTTGCTGACCGGGCCCGAGCAGCATTTGATCGATGAGACGATCAGCCGATTGAAGAAATCGATCCTGCCCTTGGACGGAGAGGATGTCATCCGGTTCGACCTGGAGGAGACTCCGGTAGAGATGGTTATTGAAGAGGCGGATACCATTCCCTTTCTAGCGGACCGGAAACTGATCATTGCGGGGAATGCCAATTTTTTAAAGGCTCAAGATAAGGCGAGAGAAAAAGTGGCCCATAATGTGGAGATGCTGGCTGCTTGGTTGAAGGATCCATCCCCGACTTCGACAGTCGTATTTGTCGCCCCATATGAAAAATTGGATGGACGAAAGACGATCACCAAACTGATGAAAGAGACTGCGACAGTCGTCGAAGCGGAACGCATCCAGGGGAAAGATCTGTTCACGTGGGTCCAGCAAGAAGCGGGCTCCCATGGCGTTCGAATCACACTGGAAGCGGCAGAATATCTCGTTAAAATGGGGGGAGATGACCTCTTATCCCTATCATCCGAAATTTCTAAAATGGCCATGTATTTGGGCCAATCCGGTAATATTACGGAAACGATCATCGAAGAACTGGTCCCGAGGACGCCTGAAATGGATGTTTTCCGTCTGACCGACGCCTATATATCAGGGAAAACGGCGGATGCGGTCTTGATTTATAATGATTTATTGAGAAGCGGGGAAGAGCCGATCATGCTGACATCGCTGATTGCCAGCCAAATCCGTTTGATGATCCATGTGGGGACATTACGGAAAAAAGGCTATCCCCAGCATCAGATTGCCAAAACAGTGAATGTCCATCCATATCGGGTGAAGCTGGTGATGGAAAATCGGAATATCCCCCATGCGGAACGGCTGTTATCGGTGCTTGACCAATTAGCCGGTATCGACCATCAATTAAAGACCTCCAGCGGGAGACGGGAGCGTATCTTGGAACTATTCCTGATGGCGCCTTTGAAACGTTGA
- the rsfS gene encoding ribosome silencing factor codes for MTTLLEIAYKAVDDKKGEDIVVLNMEGVSLIADQFIITHANSERQVQAIAREVTEKAGEAGYHTKRMEGFDLGRWVLIDLGDVVVHVFHRDERGYYNLEKLWGDAPMLDMAEGK; via the coding sequence ATGACTACATTATTGGAAATCGCATATAAAGCAGTGGACGACAAAAAAGGGGAAGACATTGTCGTTTTGAATATGGAAGGCGTCTCCCTCATTGCAGATCAGTTCATTATTACCCATGCCAATTCGGAAAGGCAAGTCCAAGCCATCGCGAGAGAAGTGACTGAAAAAGCGGGAGAAGCGGGCTACCATACGAAGAGGATGGAAGGGTTTGATTTGGGGAGATGGGTGCTGATCGACTTGGGTGACGTTGTTGTCCATGTGTTCCATCGGGATGAACGCGGCTATTACAATCTGGAAAAGCTGTGGGGAGATGCCCCGATGCTCGATATGGCCGAGGGAAAATGA
- the gpr gene encoding GPR endopeptidase, translating to MATFDFFRTDLIDESEEMVRHRTASEKNRLEDTRGVEFGESRLGRVVLTTVKVDEEGEERIGKKKGTYITLTVPALTTEDPEGMEDLSRVLIEKLNEMIAQKTPLNKGKFLFIGLGNRDVTPDAVGPLTMDRLKTIVPEYYSEDGSEVYVYAPGVTIQTGLETANFVRALVTEIQPDLIIVVDALAARDSSRLCRTIQLTDTGIHPGSGVGNSRKEVSEETLGIPVIAIGIPTVVDGPVLIADAIDTMFGYIASKISEKDRPSSRLSVSPWLHSENKDADRSTLIPIFGDWSSWPHEDRIQLFEEVLTNHELRTFISPKEIDSWVSIYAETLSDSLTKWVGDLKSSN from the coding sequence ATGGCGACGTTCGACTTTTTCAGGACAGACCTGATTGATGAAAGTGAAGAGATGGTGCGTCATCGGACAGCGAGTGAAAAAAATAGGCTGGAGGACACGAGAGGCGTTGAATTCGGGGAATCTAGACTGGGTCGGGTCGTATTGACGACGGTGAAGGTGGACGAAGAAGGGGAGGAACGGATCGGGAAAAAGAAAGGGACATATATCACGTTGACGGTCCCCGCCTTGACGACCGAAGATCCGGAAGGGATGGAGGATCTATCCCGGGTGCTTATCGAGAAGTTGAATGAGATGATCGCCCAAAAGACCCCCTTGAACAAGGGCAAGTTCCTGTTCATCGGGTTGGGCAACCGGGATGTGACACCCGACGCGGTCGGTCCTCTGACGATGGATCGCTTGAAAACGATCGTCCCGGAATATTATTCCGAGGACGGCAGCGAGGTGTACGTGTATGCTCCCGGCGTCACTATCCAAACAGGCCTTGAGACGGCCAACTTCGTCCGCGCACTCGTGACGGAAATTCAGCCCGATCTGATCATTGTTGTCGATGCTCTGGCGGCCAGGGATAGCTCAAGACTTTGCCGTACGATCCAATTGACCGACACCGGTATCCATCCAGGGTCGGGAGTCGGGAATAGCCGGAAGGAAGTGTCGGAGGAGACGCTCGGCATTCCGGTCATCGCGATCGGAATCCCGACGGTGGTCGATGGCCCCGTTCTAATTGCGGATGCCATCGATACGATGTTCGGTTATATCGCTTCGAAAATAAGTGAAAAAGACCGCCCGTCCTCCCGCCTTTCCGTTTCGCCGTGGCTCCATAGCGAAAACAAGGATGCGGATCGGTCTACATTGATCCCGATTTTCGGCGACTGGTCTTCCTGGCCGCATGAGGACCGGATCCAGTTGTTTGAAGAAGTGTTGACGAATCATGAGTTGCGGACTTTCATTTCCCCGAAAGAGATCGATTCGTGGGTGTCCATATATGCGGAAACGTTATCTGATTCTCTGACGAAATGGGTCGGTGATCTAAAAAGTAGTAATTGA
- the hemW gene encoding radical SAM family heme chaperone HemW has translation MRGIYIHIPFCHQICHYCDFNKVFFKNQPVDEYIESIGEELAILQKEGNSFDKVETVFLGGGTPTSLSEAQLDRLLEIVNRFVRVKSLKEFTTEANPDELTPGKLAVLHNGGVNRLSIGVQSFDSGLLAKIGRTHGPNDAVRVVGDARKAGFDNISIDLMYGLPGQTIEQWRHTLEQAVALDLPHTSGYSLIVEPKTVFYNLMNKGKLPLPGEDTEAEMFEMLIDSMEKQSRKQYEISNFALPGYESLHNLIYWENENYAGIGAGAHGYVKGRRYSNIGPLAKYMNAVSAGGRPVQQEHEVTDAECMEEEMFLGLRKMEGVSASFFHLKFGKPLEEIYGAKLERLRADGLMEQQGDHWKLTRKGIFRGNDVFQQFLF, from the coding sequence ATGCGAGGGATCTATATCCACATTCCGTTTTGCCACCAGATTTGTCATTATTGTGATTTCAATAAAGTATTTTTCAAAAATCAGCCGGTCGATGAATATATCGAATCAATCGGCGAGGAATTAGCCATCTTGCAAAAGGAAGGGAATTCTTTTGATAAGGTGGAGACCGTCTTTCTTGGAGGAGGGACGCCGACATCTCTCTCAGAAGCGCAGCTTGATCGCCTGCTGGAAATTGTAAATCGTTTTGTCCGAGTGAAGTCGTTAAAAGAATTCACGACGGAAGCCAACCCGGACGAATTGACGCCCGGTAAGTTGGCGGTCCTGCATAACGGGGGAGTGAACCGGCTGAGCATCGGCGTCCAGTCTTTCGATTCCGGGCTGCTTGCGAAAATCGGGCGTACGCATGGACCGAATGACGCGGTCCGGGTTGTGGGGGATGCGCGCAAAGCGGGTTTCGACAATATTAGCATCGACCTTATGTATGGGCTGCCGGGACAAACGATCGAGCAATGGCGGCATACGTTGGAGCAAGCAGTGGCTCTTGATCTGCCGCATACTTCCGGCTACTCGCTCATCGTCGAGCCGAAGACCGTCTTCTATAATTTGATGAACAAAGGGAAGCTGCCGCTGCCTGGCGAGGATACCGAAGCTGAAATGTTTGAAATGCTTATCGATTCGATGGAAAAGCAAAGTAGGAAGCAGTATGAAATAAGCAATTTTGCGCTTCCCGGTTATGAATCGTTGCACAATCTGATTTACTGGGAAAATGAAAATTATGCCGGGATTGGGGCAGGCGCACATGGGTATGTAAAGGGTAGGCGCTATTCCAATATCGGCCCGCTAGCCAAATATATGAATGCTGTTTCGGCGGGCGGACGGCCCGTGCAGCAAGAGCATGAGGTGACGGATGCCGAGTGTATGGAAGAAGAGATGTTCCTGGGACTTCGGAAAATGGAAGGGGTCTCTGCTTCTTTCTTTCATCTTAAATTCGGGAAGCCGCTGGAAGAGATCTATGGAGCGAAGTTGGAAAGACTTAGGGCGGATGGTCTCATGGAACAACAAGGAGACCATTGGAAGTTGACAAGGAAAGGGATCTTCCGCGGAAACGATGTCTTTCAACAATTTCTTTTTTAA
- a CDS encoding ComE operon protein 2 — protein sequence MERITWDQFFMAQCHLLAMRSTCTRLAVGAIIVRDNRIIAGGYNGSISGGDHCIDHGCYVIDNHCVRTIHAEMNALLQCSKYGSPVDGSTLYVTHFPCLQCAKAIIQSGVKHIFYATDYKNDPYAIQLFAQSGVSVQQVPFDEKKVDFSYGSKFGLFEDMLKTMEALGAAEDQLVPFKKRMDDLF from the coding sequence ATGGAGCGAATTACATGGGACCAGTTTTTCATGGCCCAATGCCATCTTCTGGCAATGCGGAGCACCTGCACCCGATTGGCGGTCGGTGCCATCATCGTCCGGGACAACCGGATCATAGCAGGTGGCTACAACGGTTCGATTTCAGGAGGAGACCATTGCATCGACCACGGTTGCTATGTAATTGACAACCATTGCGTCCGCACCATCCATGCGGAAATGAATGCCCTTTTGCAATGTTCGAAGTACGGGAGTCCGGTCGACGGTTCAACCTTGTATGTGACCCATTTCCCATGTTTGCAGTGTGCGAAAGCGATCATCCAATCGGGGGTCAAGCATATTTTCTATGCGACCGATTATAAAAACGATCCGTATGCCATACAATTGTTCGCACAATCGGGGGTATCCGTCCAACAAGTGCCTTTTGATGAAAAGAAAGTCGATTTCTCCTACGGTTCAAAATTCGGGCTGTTCGAGGATATGTTGAAGACGATGGAGGCGCTTGGTGCCGCAGAAGATCAATTGGTCCCGTTCAAGAAAAGGATGGATGATCTATTCTAA